In a genomic window of Cyprinus carpio isolate SPL01 chromosome A10, ASM1834038v1, whole genome shotgun sequence:
- the oclna gene encoding occludin translates to MSSKPHGSPPPYDYHTEDGYNVASQPAYSYYPDDEFQHFYRWTSPPGIIKIMCIMSIIFCVGIFVCVASTLAWDTNAGAAGFGSNGGSYGGSYRGSYGGYGMGGGYGGYGGSGGYGYGILGSQNDPRQGKGFMIAMAIITFIILLVIFIMIISHQKLAQGRKFYLAAIITSAIMAFLMLVATIVYLVTVYPMAQSSGSVQFNQVYAMCAAYQQPQMAGGFVNQYLYHYCVVDPQEAIAIVLGFIVTAALIIIMVFAIKTRQKINYHGKDNILWRRVKVIGDQESPQDVEDWVNDVNGVPEPLLADYPMKFGGSRNDLDDNSTNYDKPPYSESPVEIEHSVPVRSPVPPSSGSEMNSSAGRPKKRRAGRPRTADSREHDMDYASSGDELDDDDFSSEFPPIINNEERERYKSLFDEDHLEYKKLQAEMDQINKRLAEVDRELDDLQEGSPQFLDAMDEYNALKDKKRSGDYLVKKKRCKHLKAKLSHIKRMVSDYDRRS, encoded by the exons ATGTCTTCGAAGCCGCACGGGAGTCCTCCGCCCTATGATTATCATACAGAGGATGGATA TAATGTTGCCTCGCAGCCTGCGTATTCGTACTATCCTGACGATGAGTTCCAGCATTTCTACCGCTGGACGTCTCCGCCAGGCATCATAAAGATCATGTGCATCATGTCGATCATCTTCTGCGTGGGCATCTTCGTGTGTGTGGCCTCGACTCTGGCCTGGGATACGAATGCAGGCGCGGCTGGATTCGGCTCTAACGGAGGTTCTTACGGAGGATCATACAGAGGCTCATACGGTGGCTATGGAATGGGTGGAGGATACGGAGGATACGGAGGAAGCGGAGGCTACGGTTACGGGATCCTCGGCTCTCAGAATGACCCCAGGCAGGGGAAGGGTTTCATGATCGCCATGGCTATCATCACCTTCATCATTCTGCTCGTCATCTTCATCATGATCATCTCGCACCAGAAGTTGGCCCAGGGAAGGAAGTTCTACCTGGCCGCCATCATCACCAGCGCCATCATGGCTTTTCTCATGTTAGTTGCCACCATAGTCTATCTGGTGACGGTTTACCCAATGGCCCAGTCGTCCGGATCGGTTCAGTTCAATCAGGTTTACGCCATGTGCGCCGCTTACCAGCAGCCTCAGATGGCGGGTGGGTTCGTGAACCAGTATCTGTATCACTACTGCGTGGTGGATCCTCAGGAG GCAATCGCTATTGTTTTGGGCTTCATTGTCACCGCGgccctcatcatcatcatggtTTTTGCCATTAAAACCCGTCAAAAGATCAATTATCACGGGAAGGACAACATCCTTTGGCGCCGTGTGAAAGTAATTGGTGATCAAGAGTCGCCACAGGATGTAGAGGATTGG GTGAATGATGTGAATGGAGTCCCTGAACCGCTGCTGGCTGACTATCCCATGAAGTTTGGAGGGTCTAGAAATGATCTAGATGACAACAGCACAAATTATGACAAACCTCCTTACAGTGAAAGTCCTGT GGAGATTGAGCACAGTGTGCCCGTCCGTAGTCCAGTCCCGCCGAGCAGCGGATCAGAGATGAACAGTTCTGCAGGACGGCCCAAGAAACGGCGCGCTGGACGCCCACGAACCGCTGACTCACGGGAGCACGACATGGACTACGCCTCCTCTGGAGATGAGCTGGACGATGATGACTTCTCCAG TGAATTCCCTCCCATTATTAATAATGAAGAGAGAGAACGTTACAAGAGCCTGTTTGACGAGGATCATCTGGAGTACAAGAAGCTCCAGGCAGAAATGGACCAGATCAACAAGCGTCTGGCTGAAGTGGACCGGGAGCTCGATGACCTGCAGGAGGGCAGTCCTCAGTTCCTG GACGCCATGGACGAGTACAACGCGCTGAAAGACAAAAAGAGG AGCGGCGATTACCTGGTGAAGAAGAAGCGCTGCAAGCACCTGAAGGCCAAACTCAGCCACATCAAAAGAATGGTCAGCGATTACGACCGCAGGTCCTGA
- the LOC109050440 gene encoding caspase-3-like: MKNRALIVSVENFCSDADLNKRNGVKRDTRRLHKILTNLGFSVDIRTDIDANQIYEAFKAESKTTVKDCFVGVISSHGEEGVVFGADGRAVKLAKIYSYFRGPSMAEKSKFFLIQACRGRVLDGGAEMEADSSFSEEEDCMSELFSIPSDTAVMYATSPGYGAFMHPLGSVLIQTLCDLLEKEGGPDLEITRLLTRLNYQVAYNFESRGRLLGGKKQMPCFVTRFTREVFPFGQPAADDLSLTFTAAQLIDEPRRSRKSSIRTETD, encoded by the exons ATGAAGAACAGGGCGTTGATAGTGTCTGTGGAGAACTTCTGCTCAGATGCTGATCTGAACAAGAGGAACGGTGTGAAGAGAGACACTAGAAGACTTCACAAAATCCTCACCAATCTCGGCTTCTCTGTGGACATCAGAACGGACATCGACGCAAATCAGATCTATGAAGCATTTAAAGCAG AGAGCAAGACGACGGTTAAAGACTGTTTTGTGGGCGTCATATCCAGTCACGGTGAGGAGGGTGTTGTGTTTGGCGCTGACGGGCGTGCCGTGAAACTGGCCAAGATCTACAGTTACTTCAGAGGCCCATCAATGGCAGAAAAGAGCAAATTCTTCCTCATCCAG GCTTGTCGAGGGCGTGTGTTGGATGGAGGTGCGGAGATGGAGGCAGATTCTTCATTCTCAGAGGAAGAGGACTGCATGTCTGAGCTCTTTTCCATTCCTAGTGACACAGCAGTCATGTACGCCACATCTCCAG GTTACGGTGCATTCATGCATCCTCTGGGCTCGGTGTTGATTCAAACCCTCTGTGATTTGCTAGAAAAGGAAGGAGGTCCAGATCTGGAGATCACAAGACTTCTGACTCGACTGAACTACCAGGTGGCCTACAACTTTGAATCCAGAGGGAGACTGTTGGGCGGCAAAAAGCAGATGCCATGTTTTGTGACCCGCTTCACCAGAGAGGTTTTCCCATTTGGACAACCAGCAGCAGATGATCTGAGCTTGACCTTCACAGCAGCGCAGCTTATCGATGAACCCAGAAGGTCACGGAAGAGCTCCATCAGAACAGAGACTGACTGA